The following proteins are co-located in the Silene latifolia isolate original U9 population chromosome 1, ASM4854445v1, whole genome shotgun sequence genome:
- the LOC141601551 gene encoding protein C2-DOMAIN ABA-RELATED 7-like, whose translation MSQLGAIKITVKKGVDLKVCDSLSSDPYVVITSGSQKQKTRVIKNNADDPVWNDVLTLSVTDPNQPINLAIFDKDTFTEDDKMGDATIDIKPYIECLQMGLGELPIGTAVKKIQPNDHNCLADESQVIWTGRGRMVQDMVLKLRNVDTGKLQIQLEWLDLPGCKGFRS comes from the exons ATGAGTCAATTGGGCGCCATTAAGATCACCGTGAAGAAAGGCGTTGATCTTAAAGTTTGCGACTCCCTTTCAAGTGATCCTTATGTTGTTATTACGTCTGGCTCACAA AAACAAAAGACTCGGGTGATAAAAAATAACGCTGATGATCCCGTGTGGAATGATGTGCTAACTCTTTCGGTGACTGATCCTAACCAGCCAATCAACCTC GCGATATTTGATAAAGATACATTTACAGAAGATGATAAAATGGGAGATGCCACAATTGATATTAAACCTTACATAGAGTGTTTACAGATGGGGTTGGGCGAGCTCCCTATTGGAACCGCGGTAAAGAAAATACAGCCAAATGATCACAACTGCCTAGCTGATGAAAGTCAGGTTATTTGGACTGGTAGAGGGAGAATGGTCCAAGACATGGTTCTAAAACTGCGAAATGTAGACACTGGCAAACTGCAGATACAGCTCGAGTGGCTTGATCTTCCCGGCTGTAAAGGATTTCGTTCTTGA
- the LOC141601546 gene encoding putative UDP-arabinopyranose mutase 2 yields MAGTSSITPTPLLKDELDIVIPTIRNLDFLEMWRPFFQPYHLIIVQDGDPNKTINVPQGFDYELYNRNDINRILGPKASCISFKDSACRCFGYMVSKKKYIYTIDDDCFVAKDPTGKDINALEQHIKNLLCPSTPLFFNTLYDPYREGADFVRGYPFSLREGVPTAVSHGLWLNIPDYDAPTQLVKPRERNTRYVDAVLTIPKGTLFPMCGMNLAFDRELIGPAMYFGLMGDGQPIGRYDDMWAGWCIKVICDHLGWGVKTGLPYIYHSKASNPFVNLKKEYKGIYWQEECIPFFQNATLPKECTSVQQCYIELSKQVKEKLGKVDEYFVKLADAMVTWIEAWDELNSAPHAAADGKAK; encoded by the exons atggcagGAACATCATCAATCACACCAACACCATTGCTCAAAGATGAACTAGACATAGTCATACCAACAATTAGAAACCTTGATTTCCTCGAAATGTGGCGCCCTTTTTTCCAACCATACCATTTGATCATTGTTCAAGATGGTGATCCTAATAAAACTATCAATGTTCCTCAAGGTTTTGATTATGAATTGTATAATCGTAACGATATTAATCGAATTCTTGGTCCTAAAGCTTCTTGTATTTCCTTTAAGGATTCTGCTTGTAGATGTTTTGGGTATATGGTTTCTAAGAAGAAGTATATTTACACCATTGATGATGATTGCTTT GTTGCAAAAGatccaactggaaaagacatcaATGCTCTTGAACAGCACATCAAGAACCTTTTGTGCCCATCAACCCCACTCTTTTTCAACACCCTCTACGATCCATACAGGGAGGGTGCTGATTTCGTCCGTGGATATCCTTTCAGTCTTCGTGAAGGTGTCCCTACTGCTGTTTCTCATGGTCTGTGGCTCAACATCCCTGATTATGATGCCCCCACCCAACTTGTCAAGCCCCGTGAAAGGAACACTAG ATATGTTGACGCTGTCTTGACCATACCCAAGGGAACCCTCTTTCCCATGTGCGGTATGAACTTGGCTTTTGACCGTGAGCTCATAGGACCAGCTATGTACTTTGGACTCATGGGCGATGGTCAGCCCATCGGCCGCTACGACGACATGTGGGCCGGCTGGTGTATTAAG GTTATATGCGATCACCTTGGTTGGGGAGTAAAGACTGGACTGCCATACATATACCACAGCAAAGCAAGCAATCCGTTTGTAAACCTTAAGAAGGAATACAAAGGTATTTATTGGCAAGAAGAATGCATCCCATTCTTCCAAAACGCAACCCTTCCAAAGGAATGCACCAGTGTCCAACAATGCTACATTGAACTCTCCAAGCAAGTCAAAGAGAAGCTTGGAAAGGTCGATGAGTACTTTGTCAAGCTTGCCGATGCTATGGTCACTTGGATCGAGGCTTGGGACGAGCTTAACTCAGCCCCTCATGCTGCCGCTGATGGCAAAGCTAAGTAA
- the LOC141642244 gene encoding uncharacterized protein LOC141642244: protein MPNSESVDQSPYRNPYDEPLFLSPSDNPSMSMVNSPFNGKDFINWTRGVILALGSKNKEGFINGVIAEPEITSDKYKAWKCCDYMIRCWILSSMTPEVKSGFLSAKSAKELWSDIQERYGQSNAPLLFQLKKELRNLGQDTNYVVEYYNKLKRRWDEIEEIEGIP from the coding sequence ATGCCTAATTCTGAATCCGTCGATCAATCGCCTTATCGTAATCCTTACGATGAGCCGCTATTTTTGTCTCCGTCTGATAATCCTTCCATGTCGATGGTTAATTCGCCGTTTAATGGAAAAGATTTTATCAATTGGACAAGAGGAGTTATTCTTGCACTTGGATCGAAGAATAAAGAAGGTTTTATCAATGGCGTTATTGCAGAGCCTGAGATTACGTCTGATAAGTATAAGGCGTGGAAGTGTTGTGATTATATGATACGGTGCTGGATTCTTAGCTCTATGACTCCTGAAGTCAAGAGCGGTTTTCTGTCTGCGAAATCTGCGAAGGAGTTGTGGAGTGATATTCAGGAAAGATATGGTCAGTCTAATGCGCCTCTTTTATTTCAATTGAAGAAGGAATTGCGCAATTTAGGTCAGGACACTAATTATGTTGTTGAGTATTATAATAAGCTCAAGCGTCGTTGGGATGAAATTGAGGAAATAGAAGGAATACCTTAA